One genomic segment of Anaerosporomusa subterranea includes these proteins:
- a CDS encoding ATP-binding protein — protein sequence MNRLEHLVNAKVELSYEYLEMAKYSSNPAYTGNLTQFLREKYVMHQPDLVITYRYPAAKFIVQYGERIFPGVPAILTMDEAEGVINTNLPLNYKAVIGIYDRKKAVNLILQAQPSTEKIYVVIGNAESEKKTLAEFSKEAASFAGQVQFIYINQLSVPQMLETIKTIDGNSVILYFSFMRDWSGNAFIASEVLQRIYREARVPIYGTYLRYLNEGAVGGYMASGKILAQKAVEVGHDALDGHIDSYPRVEKTLAAEYAFNWKELKRWGIDEARLPVGSKIEFRQRTAWESYRWYIVSGIFIVLLEAVLILGLIASRIKQRRTEVENQKLEAELAQLDRINLVGQMAAGIGHEIRNPMTTVRGYLQMFQRKGEFTNYQGQIDTMIEELDRANSIITEFLSLAKNKAVKMKLGNLNQVVLALFPLLQADAFRRGHQLYAEYGTIPDSEFDEKEIRQLILNLANNAFEAMENSGEVTIRTYMENERIVLAVRDTGTGISQDVLTKLGIPFVTTKEKGTGLGLPVCYRIAERHGAKISVDTGCQGTTFSVSFLLTNA from the coding sequence ATGAACCGTCTTGAACATTTGGTTAATGCCAAGGTCGAATTATCCTATGAGTATCTTGAGATGGCTAAATATTCTTCAAACCCAGCTTACACGGGAAACTTAACGCAATTTTTACGCGAGAAATATGTCATGCATCAGCCTGATCTTGTCATCACATACCGTTACCCTGCAGCAAAATTTATCGTGCAATACGGAGAAAGAATCTTTCCCGGCGTGCCTGCTATCCTCACTATGGATGAGGCAGAAGGAGTAATCAACACAAATTTGCCACTAAACTATAAAGCGGTTATTGGGATCTATGATAGAAAAAAGGCCGTGAATCTGATCCTACAGGCACAGCCGAGCACAGAAAAGATCTATGTTGTGATCGGAAACGCGGAAAGTGAAAAAAAGACACTAGCGGAGTTTTCCAAAGAAGCAGCATCTTTTGCAGGGCAAGTGCAATTTATCTATATCAATCAACTGTCTGTTCCTCAAATGTTGGAAACAATAAAAACGATCGATGGCAACTCGGTCATTCTGTATTTTTCTTTTATGAGAGATTGGTCTGGCAATGCCTTTATCGCTTCGGAGGTTTTACAGAGGATATACCGTGAAGCTCGTGTACCGATTTATGGTACGTATTTGCGTTATTTAAACGAGGGAGCAGTCGGCGGCTATATGGCAAGCGGGAAGATATTGGCCCAGAAAGCTGTTGAAGTAGGACACGACGCTCTTGATGGACACATAGATTCTTATCCTCGCGTGGAGAAAACCCTGGCAGCTGAATATGCTTTTAATTGGAAGGAGCTGAAGCGCTGGGGAATCGATGAAGCTAGGCTGCCTGTTGGTAGCAAAATCGAATTTAGGCAGCGTACTGCCTGGGAGTCGTACCGATGGTACATAGTAAGCGGAATCTTTATCGTACTACTGGAAGCGGTGCTGATTCTAGGGTTAATTGCCAGTCGAATTAAGCAAAGAAGAACAGAAGTAGAGAATCAGAAACTAGAGGCCGAATTGGCCCAGCTGGATAGGATCAATCTCGTGGGCCAAATGGCTGCCGGTATCGGTCATGAAATCCGCAACCCCATGACCACCGTACGCGGTTATTTGCAAATGTTCCAAAGAAAAGGCGAGTTTACAAATTATCAAGGGCAAATCGACACTATGATCGAAGAATTGGACCGGGCGAACTCGATTATCACTGAGTTCTTATCGCTTGCCAAAAATAAAGCTGTGAAGATGAAACTTGGAAATTTAAACCAAGTGGTGCTTGCCCTGTTTCCTCTGCTCCAGGCAGATGCATTCCGAAGGGGTCATCAACTGTATGCCGAATACGGAACTATTCCAGATAGCGAATTTGATGAGAAGGAAATTCGTCAACTCATTTTGAACCTTGCCAACAACGCCTTCGAAGCAATGGAAAATAGCGGTGAGGTAACAATCAGGACTTATATGGAGAACGAACGTATAGTGCTGGCGGTAAGGGACACTGGAACCGGTATTTCACAAGATGTATTGACTAAACTGGGTATTCCATTTGTGACGACAAAGGAAAAGGGAACCGGACTAGGACTCCCAGTATGCTACAGAATTGCTGAAAGGCATGGTGCGAAAATTAGTGTCGATACTGGCTGCCAAGGTACAACTTTTAGCGTGAGCTTTCTTCTGACGAATGCTTGA
- a CDS encoding DUF2935 domain-containing protein translates to MDIFCHEVTPYVCPNMHEICFWLRIMKEHSLFIKLGLPCDQEELIQESERFYKLFEDLERSSRAVNCDANFRRFIDDVKIAVTHIFTFKRHLLHCYVECKIVGTTNYPLLLDHISREAMYFLKILGKVHDGEMQYPVDSIVSENVFWLRIMADHVKFVRGLLDPSERELIGQADAFSDEFDQLQLHARDLDSMLWHFRPNNDLARFEDTVEKATTRLRDFKAAANELLERCAALALFPPLLADHVRREADHFLEILELIEEDLAQMPAKLVCCD, encoded by the coding sequence TTGGATATTTTCTGCCATGAGGTGACTCCTTATGTCTGCCCAAATATGCACGAGATCTGCTTCTGGCTGCGAATCATGAAGGAACACTCCCTATTTATCAAGCTCGGCCTGCCATGTGACCAGGAAGAGCTCATTCAAGAGTCAGAAAGGTTTTACAAGCTGTTTGAAGACCTAGAGAGATCCAGCCGGGCGGTTAATTGCGACGCCAACTTTCGACGCTTTATTGATGATGTAAAAATTGCAGTGACGCATATATTCACATTTAAGCGACATCTGCTCCATTGTTACGTTGAGTGCAAAATTGTTGGAACAACCAATTATCCGCTGCTTCTCGACCATATCTCACGCGAAGCAATGTACTTCCTGAAGATTTTAGGGAAAGTGCATGATGGTGAAATGCAATATCCTGTCGACTCCATTGTGAGCGAGAATGTTTTCTGGCTGAGAATTATGGCTGACCATGTTAAGTTTGTTCGCGGCTTGCTTGACCCTTCAGAACGAGAGTTAATTGGGCAAGCAGACGCATTTAGCGACGAATTTGACCAACTTCAGCTGCACGCCCGCGACTTAGACAGTATGCTCTGGCACTTTAGGCCCAATAATGATCTTGCCCGCTTTGAGGATACGGTGGAGAAAGCTACTACCAGACTTCGAGACTTCAAGGCTGCAGCCAATGAACTGTTGGAACGCTGCGCTGCTTTAGCATTATTCCCGCCACTACTGGCAGATCATGTTCGGCGTGAGGCAGATCATTTCCTTGAAATATTAGAACTCATCGAAGAGGATTTAGCCCAAATGCCAGCAAAGCTAGTCTGCTGTGACTAA
- a CDS encoding phosphatase PAP2 family protein yields the protein MIKVDSKTAYKKNLRIALIAATLFGLATILVVLLFNASGNPMIYSIAVGFSYTGNDVFLLTSNALIIGWAWRKRLRSVIKLILWMNFFVWFSVHLIKLVPFGEWALRPGDLPGGFPSGHATHAFVMAFALTSCFPRFWWLWNLIAAVISWSRVEVGDHTGFQVTVGVCFGILIAWAFTSRWIKLEESN from the coding sequence ATGATAAAAGTAGACTCCAAGACTGCCTATAAAAAGAATTTACGCATTGCCCTTATTGCTGCTACGCTGTTTGGCCTGGCTACAATTTTGGTGGTTTTGCTTTTTAATGCAAGCGGCAATCCCATGATATACTCAATCGCAGTAGGATTTAGTTATACTGGTAACGATGTCTTCTTATTGACTTCTAATGCACTGATTATCGGCTGGGCTTGGAGAAAACGATTGCGCAGCGTGATTAAGCTGATATTGTGGATGAACTTCTTTGTTTGGTTTAGTGTTCATCTGATTAAGCTTGTCCCATTTGGCGAATGGGCTTTGCGGCCGGGGGATCTCCCCGGCGGTTTTCCCAGCGGACATGCAACTCATGCCTTTGTTATGGCATTTGCTTTAACAAGCTGTTTTCCGCGATTCTGGTGGTTATGGAATCTGATCGCGGCTGTAATTTCATGGTCACGGGTTGAAGTTGGTGATCACACTGGGTTTCAGGTTACCGTTGGGGTGTGTTTTGGCATTCTTATCGCTTGGGCCTTTACTAGCCGCTGGATTAAGCTCGAAGAAAGTAACTAA
- a CDS encoding anaerobic ribonucleoside triphosphate reductase, whose product MITTIVKRDGREVPFNLEKISNAIYKALQAAGSGDEKLALELAARVTKQASQESYSKSASPTVEDIQDIVESVLIDADLSKAAKAYILYRAERTRAREMNTRLMRTYEEITHQDSKESNLKRDNANIDGDTAMGSMLKYGSEGAKIYNEMYILKPEHAKAHRDGDIHIHDFDFYTLTTTCCQIDIQTLFNGGFSTGHGFLREPNDIASYSALACIAIQSNQNDQHGGQSIPNFDYGLADGVRKTYARKYKENLIRTLEFSLDKKDGIAGSVNEVAKDIATRLRLAPDVANKNGYAAEEYRLLSGIIDPLLLKRAQAFSQERALEETDRATYQAMEALIHNLNTMHSRAGAQVPFSSINYGTDTSPEGRLVIKNIMLATESGLGYGETPIFPIQIFKIKEGVNYNPGEPNYDLFKLACRVSAKRLFPNFSFIDAPFNLQYYKEGHPETEIAYMGCRTRVIGNINDPSRETVYSRGNLSFTSINLPRLGILSAGSVPKFYAELDHLINLCIDQLLDRFEIQCRKKVRNFPFLMGDGVWLDSEKLGPDDEIREVLKHGTLTVGFIGLAECLKTLIGEHHGESKHAQTLGLEIVSYMRRRMDEAAAKYRLNFSLIATPAEGLSGRFVEIDRKRFGSIPGVTDREYYTNSFHIPVYYPISTYDKIRLEAAYHPLTNGGHITYIELDGDPTKNLEAFESVIRSMKEQGVGYGSINHPVDRDPLCGYNGIINDTCPKCGRRESGGRSFERIRRITGYLVGTLDRFNNAKRAEVEDRVKHLNVEQSSRELETL is encoded by the coding sequence ATGATTACAACAATAGTAAAAAGAGATGGACGTGAGGTCCCCTTCAATCTGGAAAAGATCAGCAATGCCATTTATAAAGCGCTGCAGGCGGCCGGAAGCGGTGACGAAAAACTGGCGCTTGAACTTGCGGCCAGGGTCACGAAGCAGGCCAGTCAAGAAAGCTATTCCAAAAGTGCTTCGCCTACGGTTGAGGATATTCAGGATATCGTTGAAAGCGTTCTAATCGACGCCGATTTGTCGAAAGCTGCCAAAGCATACATACTCTATCGCGCAGAGCGTACCAGAGCCCGCGAAATGAACACACGACTAATGAGAACCTATGAAGAGATTACCCATCAGGATTCAAAGGAAAGCAATCTAAAACGGGATAATGCCAATATTGACGGTGATACCGCCATGGGTTCTATGTTAAAATACGGCTCCGAGGGCGCCAAGATCTATAATGAGATGTATATACTCAAGCCGGAGCATGCGAAAGCCCACCGCGACGGCGACATACATATTCACGATTTTGATTTTTATACTCTGACTACGACCTGCTGTCAAATTGACATTCAAACGTTGTTTAACGGCGGTTTCTCCACCGGACATGGCTTTTTGCGCGAACCCAATGATATTGCCAGCTATTCGGCTCTTGCCTGCATCGCCATCCAGTCGAATCAAAACGATCAGCATGGAGGCCAGAGTATTCCCAATTTCGATTATGGCCTGGCAGATGGTGTACGAAAAACCTATGCTAGAAAGTATAAGGAAAATCTAATTCGGACGCTGGAGTTTTCACTTGATAAAAAAGACGGCATAGCAGGATCAGTTAATGAAGTGGCGAAAGATATTGCCACTCGTCTCCGTCTGGCGCCAGATGTAGCGAATAAAAATGGTTATGCTGCTGAGGAATATCGTCTCTTGTCTGGCATCATTGACCCTTTACTGCTTAAAAGGGCACAAGCCTTTTCCCAGGAACGCGCACTGGAGGAAACAGACAGAGCTACCTATCAGGCAATGGAAGCGCTGATTCATAATTTAAATACAATGCATAGCCGCGCCGGTGCGCAGGTGCCGTTCAGCTCAATTAATTATGGTACTGACACTTCTCCCGAAGGCCGGCTGGTAATAAAGAACATTATGCTCGCGACAGAATCCGGCCTTGGCTATGGTGAAACGCCGATCTTTCCTATCCAGATATTCAAAATCAAAGAAGGGGTTAACTATAACCCTGGCGAGCCAAATTACGACCTGTTTAAACTCGCCTGCCGCGTCAGCGCCAAACGCCTTTTCCCGAACTTTTCGTTTATCGATGCACCCTTCAATTTGCAGTATTATAAAGAAGGTCATCCTGAAACTGAGATTGCCTATATGGGTTGCCGCACCCGTGTCATCGGCAATATCAACGACCCATCGCGCGAAACCGTATACAGCCGCGGCAACCTTAGCTTCACTTCGATCAACTTGCCGCGGCTCGGAATTTTGAGCGCCGGCAGCGTTCCAAAGTTTTATGCAGAGCTTGACCATTTAATTAATCTGTGTATCGATCAATTGCTCGACCGGTTTGAAATCCAGTGCAGAAAAAAGGTACGCAATTTCCCGTTCCTTATGGGCGACGGAGTGTGGCTAGACTCGGAAAAGTTGGGACCGGACGACGAAATCCGCGAAGTGCTCAAACATGGCACTCTGACTGTCGGTTTTATCGGCCTCGCTGAATGTCTCAAAACACTAATTGGCGAGCACCATGGTGAATCAAAGCATGCCCAAACGCTCGGCCTGGAAATAGTCAGCTATATGCGTAGGAGAATGGACGAAGCGGCAGCAAAATACAGACTGAATTTTTCACTGATCGCAACGCCGGCAGAGGGCCTTTCTGGCCGGTTCGTCGAGATCGACAGAAAACGATTCGGCAGTATTCCAGGTGTAACTGACCGTGAATACTATACAAATTCTTTCCATATCCCGGTCTATTATCCGATCAGCACCTATGACAAAATTCGCCTGGAGGCAGCATACCATCCGTTGACTAATGGCGGACATATCACCTACATCGAGCTTGATGGCGATCCAACCAAGAATCTCGAGGCATTTGAATCGGTGATACGCAGCATGAAAGAGCAAGGGGTGGGCTATGGCTCAATCAATCATCCTGTCGACCGCGATCCGCTTTGCGGCTATAACGGAATTATCAACGACACCTGCCCGAAATGCGGACGCAGAGAATCGGGCGGACGGTCATTTGAACGAATTCGCCGGATAACCGGCTATCTTGTCGGCACACTTGATCGATTTAACAACGCCAAGCGTGCTGAGGTCGAAGACAGAGTTAAGCATCTTAACGTCGAGCAAAGCAGCAGGGAGCTGGAAACACTTTGA
- the nrdG gene encoding anaerobic ribonucleoside-triphosphate reductase activating protein, which translates to MLKLAGIVRESIVDGPGIRFVVFSQGCPHRCSGCHNAHTWPFEGGFTATTEQIIGEMHKNPLLTGITLSGGEPFCQSAAMAELAKAVHSKGLNVITYTGFTFEKLLEKKRSEPDVQVLLGQTDILIDGPFIKENQSYELNFTGSANQRVIDVQASLKKNAAVLIAI; encoded by the coding sequence ATGCTCAAACTTGCCGGCATTGTCCGTGAATCGATTGTAGACGGGCCCGGGATACGGTTTGTCGTCTTCTCGCAGGGTTGCCCGCATCGCTGCTCCGGTTGCCACAATGCACATACCTGGCCTTTTGAGGGCGGTTTTACGGCGACAACCGAGCAAATCATCGGAGAGATGCACAAAAATCCATTGCTAACAGGCATTACTCTGAGCGGAGGTGAACCTTTCTGCCAGAGTGCTGCCATGGCAGAATTGGCGAAAGCCGTTCATAGCAAGGGACTTAACGTCATTACCTACACAGGCTTTACTTTCGAAAAGCTACTGGAAAAGAAGCGCTCAGAGCCGGATGTGCAGGTATTACTTGGTCAGACAGATATTCTGATTGACGGCCCTTTTATCAAGGAAAACCAAAGCTACGAACTCAATTTTACCGGCTCGGCCAATCAACGAGTCATTGATGTACAAGCATCACTGAAAAAAAATGCTGCTGTTCTTATTGCCATTTAA
- a CDS encoding APC family permease, translated as MLRSLRRLLIGRPLHNQEEAGERLPKWKALPIFSSDALSSVGYGPEQIALTLAVPGLLMYGYFSYAAIAVIALLLLVTISYAQVARANPGGGGSYSIAMHYLGETPALVAGAALFADYTLTVAVSISSGTEAIVSAFPALLGYEVTIDLLVLFGILMLINLRGVRESSNVFVAPTYLFIFGMLALIGSGLYQALTQGGPLIPSESMVKQQFDWMVLVLILRAFSNGCSSMTGVEAISNGVPMFKKPEVENAIKTTYWMSGMLAVMLAGISFLILHYHIVPAANVTVLSQVVESAVGRGWLYFYIQITTMLVLYLAANTSYNGLPPLLSIMARDGYMPRYLGARGERLSFSNGIFLLSIIAGILIAGFKGNVEQLISLYAIGVFLSFTIAQTSLVVKWNRERPEKWVSHAIINGVGAVITGLVVIIIAVTKFFYGAWIVLVFIPAMIVVFRAIRRHYRDMAEQLHLPLDEQPADHKPIKNIVVVPVASPTRVVMETMKYARTIGTEIIALHISTDAETGRKVAQKWADWNPHVRLVTVNSPYRLVIQPLIDYIDELQANKDPEDFITVLIPEFETRKGWHRLLHNQTGWILRTLLIFRENVVVATIPFHLKK; from the coding sequence ATGTTACGATCATTGAGACGCCTACTGATTGGCAGGCCTCTCCACAATCAAGAAGAGGCGGGAGAAAGACTGCCAAAATGGAAAGCGCTGCCGATTTTTTCCTCAGACGCTCTTTCATCTGTCGGCTATGGTCCTGAGCAAATTGCGTTGACGCTTGCGGTGCCTGGTCTTTTAATGTATGGATACTTCTCGTATGCCGCAATCGCTGTTATTGCGTTGCTGCTCCTCGTAACCATTTCCTACGCCCAGGTTGCTAGAGCCAACCCAGGAGGCGGCGGGTCATATTCCATTGCTATGCATTACTTAGGCGAGACGCCAGCTTTAGTTGCTGGAGCTGCGCTGTTTGCTGACTACACATTGACTGTCGCAGTCAGCATTTCTTCCGGCACTGAGGCAATTGTGTCGGCTTTTCCAGCCTTGTTGGGTTACGAAGTAACGATTGACCTACTCGTCCTGTTCGGCATATTAATGCTAATAAACCTGCGCGGAGTTAGGGAATCCTCTAACGTCTTCGTAGCACCAACCTATTTGTTTATTTTTGGTATGCTGGCCTTGATTGGCTCTGGATTGTACCAGGCGCTTACCCAAGGAGGACCACTGATTCCGTCGGAATCTATGGTCAAACAGCAGTTTGATTGGATGGTTCTTGTCCTCATTCTACGTGCATTTTCCAACGGCTGCAGTTCAATGACCGGCGTAGAGGCGATTTCGAACGGGGTGCCGATGTTCAAAAAACCTGAAGTCGAAAACGCTATTAAGACGACCTATTGGATGTCAGGTATGTTGGCCGTCATGCTGGCAGGAATATCTTTTCTCATTTTGCACTACCACATTGTACCTGCCGCTAATGTTACAGTTCTGTCCCAGGTCGTGGAATCAGCAGTAGGTCGGGGCTGGCTCTATTTTTACATTCAAATTACGACTATGCTGGTCCTTTATTTGGCTGCAAATACGTCATATAACGGACTGCCGCCACTTCTCTCAATTATGGCCAGAGACGGGTACATGCCGCGCTATCTTGGAGCTCGCGGCGAACGATTGAGCTTTTCAAACGGAATTTTTCTGCTTAGTATAATAGCCGGGATTCTGATTGCCGGATTCAAGGGCAATGTTGAACAGCTTATTTCTCTTTACGCCATTGGGGTCTTTCTCTCTTTCACCATTGCCCAAACTAGTCTTGTCGTCAAGTGGAATCGCGAGCGGCCTGAGAAATGGGTGTCTCACGCTATCATTAACGGAGTTGGCGCCGTCATTACTGGTCTGGTGGTTATAATTATTGCCGTGACCAAGTTCTTTTACGGAGCTTGGATTGTACTGGTGTTCATCCCGGCGATGATCGTTGTTTTCCGAGCGATTCGCCGCCACTACCGCGATATGGCAGAACAGCTTCACTTGCCGTTAGATGAGCAACCGGCAGATCATAAGCCGATCAAGAATATCGTTGTCGTTCCGGTGGCGAGTCCGACGCGGGTTGTTATGGAAACGATGAAATATGCCAGGACGATCGGGACGGAGATCATAGCACTACACATTTCGACTGACGCAGAAACCGGGAGGAAAGTGGCGCAGAAGTGGGCTGATTGGAATCCGCATGTACGGCTAGTGACTGTGAATTCTCCCTATCGTTTGGTAATTCAGCCTCTCATTGATTATATTGATGAACTGCAGGCAAATAAGGATCCAGAAGACTTTATTACGGTCCTGATCCCGGAGTTTGAGACAAGGAAGGGCTGGCACAGACTGCTTCATAACCAGACAGGCTGGATATTGCGAACTCTGCTCATCTTTCGCGAAAACGTGGTAGTCGCCACGATTCCGTTTCACTTGAAGAAGTAA
- a CDS encoding response regulator has protein sequence MSASGYKVLIIDDDPPIRKLLKVSLGAHGYLLDEAACAQDGITRAAFFHPDIIILDLGLPDFDGKKAIKEIREWAKTPIIILTARDQEAEKIEALDAGADDYLTKPFGIGELLARMRVCLRRSSRADSEPIVQCGDLSVDFVQRRVLVGEREIKLTPTEYELVKILAQNAGRVMTHQQLLKAIWGNAYSEDTHYIRVYIGQLRRKIEPDPTQPRYIVTESGVGYRLLCQ, from the coding sequence ATGAGTGCTAGTGGCTACAAAGTTCTGATTATTGATGATGACCCACCGATCCGCAAGCTGCTAAAGGTTTCACTTGGCGCGCATGGTTATTTGCTCGATGAGGCCGCTTGCGCTCAGGACGGCATTACCCGCGCTGCTTTTTTTCATCCTGATATAATTATTTTAGATTTAGGACTGCCAGATTTCGACGGTAAAAAGGCCATCAAAGAAATCCGGGAATGGGCAAAAACGCCAATTATTATTCTTACTGCTCGAGATCAGGAAGCGGAAAAGATCGAAGCACTTGACGCCGGTGCTGATGATTATCTCACTAAGCCCTTCGGAATAGGTGAATTACTCGCCCGGATGCGGGTTTGTCTTCGTCGATCAAGCCGAGCTGACAGTGAACCTATCGTGCAATGCGGTGATCTCTCTGTCGATTTCGTTCAGCGCCGTGTCCTGGTTGGAGAACGAGAAATCAAACTAACTCCAACAGAGTACGAGTTGGTGAAAATCTTGGCGCAAAATGCTGGCCGGGTAATGACCCATCAACAATTACTAAAGGCAATATGGGGCAATGCCTACTCTGAAGACACGCATTATATCAGAGTCTACATTGGTCAGCTTCGGCGAAAGATTGAGCCTGATCCGACTCAGCCCCGGTACATTGTCACTGAATCTGGCGTTGGCTATCGTTTGTTATGCCAATAA